The stretch of DNA GTTGATGGCAGCTGCACCAATAATAGTTGGATTTATTATTGGCCAAAAGCACATCATAAAGGGTATGGTTTCGGGTTCTATTAAGTAATATATCCCCAAAAATTGGGGACTTATTTTTTATCTTGAAAATATAAATAGCTCTGATATATTTATTATATAGATTATTAAATGGAGGTAAATTATGAGAATTGCACTTATTGCACATGACAAGAAAAAGGACGATATGGTAGAATTTATAGTAAAAAACAAGAAAGCATTTGAAAATGAAGAGCTATTTGCCACAGGAACAACAGGAAAATTAATACAAGAGGCAACGGGACTAAAGGTTCATAGGTTTTTATCAGGGCCTTATGGTGGTGACCAACAAATAGGTGGATTGGTTGCTCAGGGTGATATTGATATGGTAATTTTCTTAAGAGATCCACTTACTGCTCAGCCTCACGAGCCAGATGTTACTGCATTATTAAGAATTTGCGATGTTCATAGCGTTCCTCTTGCAACTAATCTTGGAACAGCTGAGTTGTTCCTAAAAAGTTTAAGAGATAAAATATTTTAATACAAATTAAAGGGAGGAAGATTTATGAAGAGAATAACACCTAATATTTCCGTTGAAAACTGCAACGAAGCGCTAGAGTTTTACAGAGATGTTTTCGGAGGAGAAATAAAAAACGTTCAACATGCAAACAATATAGAAATGTTTAAAGGACAAGAAGGAAAGATAATTCATTCTGAATTACACGTAAATGAAAACTGCATATTCTACTTTGTAGATTTCTTAGGAAACAAATCAATAGGAAATAATGTTCAGCTAATTCTCGAGCTAAATGATTTTGAAGAAATACAAAAAATATACGATAAATTGAAAGAAGAAGGAAATGTTATATTTGAACTGCAAAAAACATTCTGGGGTGCATTCCATGCGGTTGTAGTTGACAAGTATGGTGTTTCATGGGGATTGAATTATATGGAGATGAAATAAGGAGTGCTTGCTATGAAAGTAGTTGCTTTTAATGGAAGTCCTAAAAAAGAGGGTAATACATATACTGCTTTAAGTATAGTTGGTGAAGAACTGAAAAAAGAAGGAATTGAATTTGAAATAATCCATGTAGGAGATAAGCTTATTAGAGGATGTATAGCCTGTGGGATGTGCTTTAAGAACAAAAATGAAAGATGTGCAATAGATGATGAAGTAAATGAGTGGATTCAAAAGATGAAGGAAGCAGATGGAATAGTATTAGGTTCTCCTGTTCATTATTCTTCAATAGCAGCTACTATGAAGGCTTTTTTAGACAGAGCATTTTATGTAGCATCGGCAAATGGAGGATTATTTAGATACAAGGTTGGAGCATCAGTAGTAGCTGTTAGACGTTCAGGTGGCGTTACAACATTCAATCAGTTGAATAATTATATTAATTATGCAGAAATGTTTATTCCTTCTTCAAACTATTGGAAT from Caloramator mitchellensis encodes:
- the mgsA gene encoding methylglyoxal synthase; amino-acid sequence: MRIALIAHDKKKDDMVEFIVKNKKAFENEELFATGTTGKLIQEATGLKVHRFLSGPYGGDQQIGGLVAQGDIDMVIFLRDPLTAQPHEPDVTALLRICDVHSVPLATNLGTAELFLKSLRDKIF
- a CDS encoding VOC family protein, producing the protein MKRITPNISVENCNEALEFYRDVFGGEIKNVQHANNIEMFKGQEGKIIHSELHVNENCIFYFVDFLGNKSIGNNVQLILELNDFEEIQKIYDKLKEEGNVIFELQKTFWGAFHAVVVDKYGVSWGLNYMEMK
- a CDS encoding flavodoxin family protein; its protein translation is MKVVAFNGSPKKEGNTYTALSIVGEELKKEGIEFEIIHVGDKLIRGCIACGMCFKNKNERCAIDDEVNEWIQKMKEADGIVLGSPVHYSSIAATMKAFLDRAFYVASANGGLFRYKVGASVVAVRRSGGVTTFNQLNNYINYAEMFIPSSNYWNVIHGAKPSEALQDEEGVQIMRILGKNMAHLLKSLKSAEKILEIPEKEKKVYTNFIR